Proteins from one Astatotilapia calliptera chromosome 8, fAstCal1.2, whole genome shotgun sequence genomic window:
- the LOC113027637 gene encoding uncharacterized protein LOC113027637 — translation MTNGQMQGYRWLHLRAIQHGFVVSQDTVRCIIKLLDPQGVELRRARRLRRRQYSCRGPNALWHMDGYDKLKPYGIAISGCIDGFSRYVLWMEAYTTNSDPKLIASYFLKTVSCISGCPERLRADRGTENGCVEQMQMFLRRNHTDSFAGEKSFLYGRSTANQRIEGWWATLRKQSAQFWMNLFQTFQDDGHFTGDFLDKSLIQFCFLNLIQDELDEVVNTWNSHKIRPSGSAASGRPVVMYSFPELHSAEDRLKPISMEDITLCMEECSPKGQHPCDETVFELCCLLMVENEWDAPGDPLGAADLYIRLREEILQSI, via the exons ATGACAAATGGACAGATGCAAGGTTATCGTTGGCTACATCTACGTGCAATTCAACATGGATTTGTGGTGTCACAAGATACTGTAAGATGCATAATCAAATTGCTTGACCCTCAAGGTGTGGAACTGAGACGAGCTCGACGGTTGAGAAGACGACAGTACAGCTGCAGAGGGCCAAATGCTCTCTGGCACATGGATGGCTATGACAAGTTGAAACCATATGGTATTGCTATCAGTGGCTGCATAGATGGTTTTAGCCGCTATGTTTTATGGATGGAGGCTTATACTACAAACAGTGACCCTAAATTGATTGCAAgttattttctgaaaacagtTTCATGCATCAGCGGATGTCCAGAAAGGTTACGTGCTGACCGAGGTACCGAAAATGGTTGTGTCGAACAAATGCAGATGTTTTTACGGAGAAACCACACAGACAGTTTTGCAGGTGAGAAAAGTTTCCTTTACGGAAGAAGTACGGCCAACCAACGTATAGAAGGATGGTGGGCTACCCTACGCAAACAGAGTGCACAATTTTGGATGAACTTATTTCAAACTTTTCAGGATGATGGCCACTTCACAGGGGATTTTTTGGACAAAAGTCTTATCCAGTTCTGCTTTCTCAATCTTATTCAG GATGAACTTGATGAAGTTGTGAACACATGGAACTCGCACAAAATCCGGCCAAGTGGTAGTGCAGCATCGGGTCGACCAGTAGTAATGTACTCATTTCCAGAGCTGCACAGTGCTGAGGATAGACTGAAGCCTATTTCTATGGAGGATATCACTTTGTGTATGGAAGAGTGTAGCCCAAAAGGTCAACACCCCTGTGATGAAACAGTCTTTGAACTGTGTTGTCTGCTTATGGTAGAAAATGAATGGGATGCCCCAGGAGATCCACTTGGTGCTGCGGATCTGTACATTAGGTTAAGAGAAGAAATACTGCAAAGTATTTAA